In Oncorhynchus clarkii lewisi isolate Uvic-CL-2024 chromosome 2, UVic_Ocla_1.0, whole genome shotgun sequence, one DNA window encodes the following:
- the LOC139424648 gene encoding thioredoxin-interacting protein-like, giving the protein MVIITKKLKTFEVVFHDPTKAFYSSGDKVAGNIVVEVSEVTKVSAMRVFGIGCAKVEYAKGKHRCREDIEYLKYEDTVYLDHQPRDSNGLVTLRPGNRYEYMFGFELPHPGQLVSSYKGKFGCVQYYVRAVMERPSQPALQCEKHFEVEEPLDVNTPDLLAPAAGTKEKKLTCMFIPDGHVSISAKIDRKGFCEGEDICINAKFENTCSRIVVPKAAIMVKHTYQANGRTKVLGQKLSVVRGNHIISGMCDMWQGKTIRVPRLKPSLLGCDIIHVDYALRIYVHIPGSDKVVLELPLVIGNIPFNGFGSRTNSMSSQAESLNTPFSSFGSLCLPSQPPSYSNISRDCRIDSALTPLLVNYDADEDEGLFMRAPELWYPPPPAYTEVDEDLKQQWPCSSGLLNHE; this is encoded by the exons ATGGTCATCATTACAAAGAAATTGAAGACCTTTGAGGTCGTTTTCCATGATCCTACAAAGGCTTTCTACTCCAGTGGTGACAAGGTAGCCGGGAATATTGTGGTTGAGGTGTCCGAGGTGACCAAGGTGTCCGCTATGAGAGTGTTTGGAATTGGATGCGCAAAAGTGGAATACGCGAAAGGAAAGCACAGATGCCGTGAAGACATTGAATATCTGAAATACGAAGATACCGTTTATCTGGACCACCAGCCTAGAG ATTCCAATGGCTTGGTTACTCTCAGACCAGGGAACAGATATGAGTACATGTTTGGCTTTGAGCTGCCACATCCTGG GCAACTGGTGTCGTCCTACAAGGGCAAGTTTGGCTGTGTCCAGTATTATGTCAGGGCTGTGATGGAGAGGCCTTCCCAGCCTGCCTTGCAGTGCGAGAAACACTTTGAGGTGGAGGAGCCCTTGGACGTCAACACCCCTGACCTCCTG GCTCCAGCTGCAGGTACGAAGGAGAAGAAGCTCACCTGCATGTTCATCCCAGATGGACATGTGTCCATCAGTGCCAAGATCGACCGCAAGGGCTTCTGCGAGGGCGAGGACATCTGCATCAATGCAAAGTTTGAAAACACCTGCTCACGTATCGTGGTGCCCAAGGCAGCCATCATGGTCAAGCACACCTACCAGGCCAATGGCAGGACCAAGGTCCTGGGGCAGAAGCTCTCAGTCGTGAGGGGCAACCATATCATCTCGGGCATGTGTGACATGTGGCAGGGCAAGACCATCCGAGTGCCTAGGCTCAAGCCCTCACTCCTGGGGTGCGACATCATTCACGTGGACTATGCCCTCAGG ATCTATGTCCACATTCCCGGCAGTGACAAGGTGGTCCTAGAGTTGCCCCTGGTCATCGGGAACATCCCCTTCAATGGCTTTGGCAGCCGCACCAACAGCATGAGCAGCCAGGCAGAGTCCCTGAACACCCCCTTCAGTAGCTTTGGGTCGCTGTGCCTCCCGTCACAACCCCCCAGCTACAGCAACATCTCCCGCGACTGCCGTATCGACTCCGCCCTCACACCTCTGCTGGTCAACTACGACGCAGATGAGGATGAAGGACTGTTCATGCGCGCCCCCGAGCTTTGGTACCCTCCTCCCCCTGCCTACACCGAG GTTGACGAGGATCTCAAACAGCAATGGCCATGTTCATCGGGTCTGCTGAACCACGAGTAA